In Belonocnema kinseyi isolate 2016_QV_RU_SX_M_011 chromosome 4, B_treatae_v1, whole genome shotgun sequence, a single window of DNA contains:
- the LOC117171424 gene encoding anoctamin-5-like gives MDQSLSGQLIQENGNDSAMDLTAKMISLEQIQIPLPVEPSQSDNGEKVEKVDFVLAYVDNNNHNHARKREEFESRLLDQGLELEYEATRQLGFVKINAPKEVLCRYAEIMKLRMPIKHSSSEELSDDTGDFFDDARTWFAKFFKFAQLDPNKFPPKKYQLAAEFSRDKDYLFDIENENFFSMHNRIMIVAFILERQMEGIQRLLAENVYSAAYPLHDGTYKQQGTVRALLYKEWAALRKWINIQPLDLVQEYFGTNFAMYFAWLGFYTYMLIPASIAGLLCFFYGVFSLTSNQLAREACDPSAENVIMCPQCDKTCDYWRLSETCLVSKITSLFDNPATLAFAIFMSFWSVLYLELWKRKSAELSYRWGLVGFDRSAEHPRPKYLKALANIKFFKVKEKVNLITREKEPHVSFWKVRVPATFFSFSIVFLLAAVAAAAVFGVVLYRMSMITSTRIFGRDFDSTSYKLFALPAIAAALNLVCILILNYFYDWLAVYLTEMELLRTQAEFDDSLTLKVYLFQFVNYYASIFYLVFLKGKFVGYPKKYNRIFGKRQEECSPGGCLMELCIQLTIIMVGKQALSTAMEMIFPVLFKWWALFRIHTGLKQRDPIAPRRQWIRDLKLLVWSPRGLYDEYLEMVIQFGFITVFVVAFPLAPFFALANNVLEMRLDATKFLRHYRRPVPRRVTDIGIWARILDALARISVMTNAFIIAFSSNLIPRLVYMTVVSKEKTDVGFLNHSLAYFNTVDFENGTAPIETAFENVTICRYPEYRNPPDDPLPYKRPTIYWHILAARLAFIVVFQNVAGLVTMVVQWCLSEKPRKLRERIKREAFLTEELVIKREAERARERLQYSSSVNRNYSDHLRRRSVSESQGGSQL, from the exons ATGGATCAATCTTTAAGTGGTCAATTGATTCAAGAGAATGGCAACGATTCTGCGATGGATTTGACTGCAAAGATGATTTCTCTTGAACAGATACAAATTCCACTTCCTGTG GAACCAAGCCAAAGCGATAATGGCGAAAAAGTGGAGAAAGTGGATTTTGTCTTGGCATACGTGGATAATAATAATCACAATCATGCCAGGAAAAGGGAGGAATTCGAGAGTAGATTATTAGATCAAGGACTGGAATTAGAATACGAGGCAACTCGACAGTTgggttttgttaaaataaatgccCCGAAG GAAGTGCTGTGTAGATATGCCGAGATCATGAAATTGAGAATGCCAATTAAGCATTCATCGTCTGAAGAATTATCAGATGATACAGGTGATTTTTTTGACGATGCACGAACCTGGTttgctaaatttttcaaattcgctCAGTTGGATCCAAACAAGTTCCCCCCAAAGAAGTATCAACTCGCAGCCGAATTTTCCAGGGACAAGGATTACTt ATTTGACATCGAGAATGAGAATTTCTTTTCCATGCATAATCGAATTATGATCGTCGCTTTTATTTTGGAACGTCAGATGGAAGGAATCCAAAGGCTTTTGGCTGAGAATGTCTATTCTGCTGCCTATCCTTTACATGAT gGTACTTATAAACAACAGGGAACCGTAAGAGCTTTATTGTATAAAGAATGGGCAGCATTAAGAAAATGGATAAACATCCAACCTCTCGACCTAGTTCAGGAATATTTTGGAACAAACTTCGCCATGTATTTTGCGTGGCTCGGATTTTATACTTATATGTTGATTCCTGCTAGTATAGCTGGTCTCCTTTGTTTTTTCTAtg GTGTCTTCTCCTTGACTTCAAACCAGTTAGCCAGAGAAGCTTGTGATCCCTCAgcagaaaatgtaataatgtgTCCTCAGTGTGACAAAACCTGTGACTATTGGCGCTTGAGTGAAACTTGTCTAGTATCAAAAATCACTTCACTATTCGATAACCCAGCGACTCTCGCTTTTGCCATTTTCATGTCATTCTGGTCTGTTTTATATCTCGAACTTTGGAAACGAAAGTCGGCTGAATTAAGTTATCGATGGGGTTTGGTTGGCTTTGATCGATCAGCTGAACATCCTCGACCTAAATATCTTAAAGCTCTTGCtaatataaagttttttaaagtcaaggagaaa GTGAACTTAATAACAAGAGAGAAAGAACCACATGTCAGCTTTTGGAAGGTTCGAGTTCCAGCGACTTTTTTCAGTTTCTCGATAGTTTTTCTTCTAGCTGCTGTGGCAGCTGCTGCTGTATTTGGAGTTGTTTTGTATCGAATGTCGATGATCACGTCAACTAGAATATTTGGAAGGGATTTCGATTCAACGAGTTACAAATTGTTCGCTTTGCCTGCGATTGCGGCTGCCCTTAATTTA GTgtgtattttaatattgaattacttCTACGACTGGCTCGCGGTATACTTGACAGAAATGGAACTGCTCAGAACACAAGCGGAATTTGACGATAGTCTTAcactaaaagtttatttatttcaattcgtCAACTACTACGCTTCTATTTTTTACCTAGTCTTTCTCAAGGGAAAGTTCGTCGGGTATCCGAAAAAATATAAtcgtatttttggaaaaag gCAAGAAGAGTGTTCCCCAGGAGGCTGCTTAATGGAGCTCTGCATTCAACTTACAATTATCATGGTTGGTAAACAAGCATTGAGCACTGCAATGGAAATGATTTTTCCAGTTTTGTTTAAGTGGTGGGCACTGTTTCGAATTCATACTGGACTTAAACAGAGAGATCCGATCGCTCCTCGCAGACAGTGGATACGCGATTTGAAACTTCTTGTCTGGA GTCCCAGAGGATTGTACGATGAATATCTGGAGATGGTAATCCAGTTTGGATTTATAACTGTATTTGTCGTAGCTTTCCCCCTAGCTCCTTTTTTCGCTCTGGCCAATAATGTTCTTGAAATGCGTCTAGACGCTACCAAATTTTTGCGACATTACCGAAGACCAGTTCCTCGGCGAGTGACCGATATTGGAATTTGGGCTCGAATTCTCGACGCACTTGCTCGTATTTCCGTAATGACAAAT GCATTTATCATTGCTTTTTCATCCAATTTGATCCCTCGACTGGTTTACATGACGGTAGTGAGCAAAGAGAAAACGGACGTTGGATTTTTAAACCACAGTCTCGCATATTTTAATACCGTCGATTTTGAGAATGGAACAGCGCCCATCGAAACGGCTTTTGAGAACGTTACGATCTGTCGTTATCCGGAATACAGAAATCCTCCGGATGACCCACTGCCTTATAAACGACCGACGATTTACTGGCACATTTTAGCTGCTAGACTGGCTTTCATTGTTGTCTTTcag aatgtaGCTGGACTTGTGACAATGGTTGTTCAGTGGTGTCTTTCTGAAAAACCACGAAAATTACGTGAGCGTATAAAGCGTGAAGCCTTTTTGACTGAGGAGCTGGTGATCAAGAGAGAAGCGGAGAGAGCACGAGAAAGACTTCAATATTCCTcgagtgttaatagaaattattcGGATCATTTGCGTAGAAGAAGTGTCTCCGAGAGTCAAGGAGGGagccaattataa
- the LOC117171425 gene encoding origin recognition complex subunit 2 — translation MNNGNSERRVTRASKNNKPTRRRVIAEIDVDERENVEIEPEILKQTELFDDDNDISGMKLYEKPEIYKKGAMLEKAKSFKLSKNVNSIINLEKRSPCKTPTKKKKEKSFMKGLSSSEESESKSEGSEYEPDGVDDDDDSDEIDDEEYPETEEIDENEDSDYEVKPKPLVLQKSKLILKKNSNSAKKVSHEKPAYKDLHLNPEDFFENQSEKVLTSNRTLGRLKTQKLDKEKIDELLQSQLHISDAHNEGICRLEEANKSQFPLWLFLLEEGFSILLHGLGSKRELIHDFHQEMIGGCPTLLVNGFFPSLTLKEILDGILKDLMGLEPPTGLNDCMELIEKTLKDNPKDRLYLLIHNIDGPMLRSSKVQDKLSYLASFPNLHLVASVDHINASLLWDNAKRSRYNFYWCQATTFLPYKEETLYENSLMVRQSGALALSSLHNVFLSLPDKSRSVYTILVNYQIENGGANYQGMAFKDLYKKAREGFFVTNDVTLRAQLTEFLDHKLVKVRRALDGIEYLNIPLDNALLKQFLEQQEES, via the exons ATGAATAACGGAAATTCGGAAAGGAGAGTAACTCGGGCATCAAAAAACAACAAAC CAACCAGGAGGCGAGTGATAGCAGAAATTGATGTTGATGAACGGGAAAATGTAGAGATTGAGCCAGAAATTCTGAAACAAACAG AACTGTTTGATGATGACAATGATATAAGTGGCATGAAACTGTACGAGAAgccagaaatatataaaaaaggagCGATGTTAGAAAAAGCAAAAagctttaaactttcaaaaaatgtaaactcgATCATCAATCTCGAAAAGCGTTCTCCATGTAAAACCCCAACGAAAAAGAAAAAGG aaaaaagttttatgaaagGCCTCTCGAGTTCTGAGGAAAGTGAAAGCAAATCAGAAGGTAGTGAATATGAACCCGATGGggttgatgatgatgatgacagtGATGAAATTGATGATGAAGAATATCCCGAAACTGAAGAAATTGATGAAAACGAGGATAGCGATTATGAAGTCAAACCAAAACCAttagttcttcaaaaatcaaagttaattttgaagaaaaactcTAATTCCGCTAAAAAAGTTTCCCACGAAAAACCTGCTTACAAAGATCTC CATTTAAATCCAGaagatttctttgaaaatcaatctgAAAAAGTCTTGACGTCCAATCGCACACTTGGAAGGCTCAAAACTCAGAAGCTAGACAAAGAGAAAATAGACGAATTATTACAAAGTCAGTTACATATTTCCGATGCTCATAACGAGGGAATTTGTCGCCTCGAAGAAGCAAATAAATCGCAATTTCCTTTGTGGCTTTTTTTACTAGa AGAAGGATTCAGCATATTGTTGCATGGTTTGGGATCCAAGCGAGAGTTAATCCACGATTTCCATCAGGAAATGATCGGTGGTTGTCCAACTTTACTAGTGAATGGATTCTTTCCCAGTTTAACATTAAAAGAG ATCCTGGATGGAATATTGAAGGACCTGATGGGTTTGGAACCACCCACAGGTTTAAACGATTGCATGGAATTAATAGAGAAGACTTTAAAGGATAATCCGAAGGATCGACTCTATTTGTTAATTCATAATATCGACGGTCCCATGCTTCGTTCGAGCAAAGTTCAAGATAAGCTTTCCTACCTTGCCAGTTTTCCCAATCTACACTTAGTGGCTTCTGTCGATCACATCAATGCTTCCCTgt TATGGGACAATGCAAAACGCTcaagatacaatttttattggTGCCAAGCGACGACATTTTTGCCTTACAAGGAGGAAACTTTATACGAAAATTCGTTAATGGTTCGACAAAGTGGAGCTCTTGCCTTATCGTCTCTTCACAACGTCTTTTTGTCCTTGCCAGATAAATCACGTTCTGTTTATACTATTCTCGTTAATTATCAGATAGAAAACGGCGGTGCTAATTATCAAG gaATGGCGTTTAAAGACCTTTATAAAAAAGCTCGAGAGGGATTTTTCGTAACGAATGATGTTACACTCCGGGCACAATTAACCGAATTCTTGGATCATAAATTAGTTAAAGTGAGACGTGCGCTTGATGGCATTGAGTATCTTAACATTCCGTTAGATAACGCTTTgctcaaacaatttttagaacAGCAGGAAGAATCTTAG